The following proteins come from a genomic window of Nicotiana tomentosiformis chromosome 12, ASM39032v3, whole genome shotgun sequence:
- the LOC104119667 gene encoding sulfate transporter 1.3-like — translation MGHSSVEAEETKETDIRSFSSSRHNQTPYIHKVGVPPKQDIFKEFKTTVKETFFADDPLRCFKDQPRSRKFVLGLQAIFPILEWGRSYNFAKFRGDLISGLTIASLCIPQDIGYSNLANLAPQYGLYSSFVPPLVYAFMGSSRDIAIGPVAVVSLLLGTLLRNEIDPTTNPHEYLRLAFTATFFAGITQATLGILRLGFLIDFLSHAAVVGFMGGAAITIALQQLKGFLGIKKFTKKADIISVMKSVWHSANHGWNWQTILIGATFLTFLLFAKYIGKKNKRLFWVPAIAPLVSVILSTFFVYITHAEKKGVAIVGHIEKGINPPSVKEIYFTGDYLLKGLRTGIVAGMIALTEAVAIGRTFASMKDYQLDGNKEMVALGAMNIVGSMTSCYVATGSFSRSAVNYMAGCQTAVSNIVMSAVVFLTLEFITPLFKYTPNAILAAIIISAVLGLIDYEAAILIWKIDKFDFVACMGAFFGVVFASVEIGLLIAVTISFAKILLQVTRPRTATLGRIPRTNVYRNSQQYPEATKVPGVLIVRVDSAIYFSNSNYIKERILRWLMDEEEQLKAAGLPKIQFLIVEMSPVTDIDTSGIHALEELLRSLKKRGVQLVLSNPGRVVIDKLHASNFPSQIGEDKIFLTVADAVLTCSLKLPEEV, via the exons ATGGGTCATTCTAGTGTTGAGGCAGAAGAAACCAAAGAGACGGATATCAGAAGTTTTTCATCCTCGCGACATAACCAAACGCCCTATATTCACAAGGTTGGAGTCCCCCCAAAACAGGACATATTCAAGGAGTTTAAGACTACTGTGAAGGAAACATTCTTTGCAGACGATCCACTGCGTTGCTTTAAGGATCAACCAAGGTCTAGGAAGTTTGTCCTTGGTTTACAGGCCATATTTCCAATTCTAGAATGGGGTAGAAGCTATAACTTTGCTAAATTCAGAGGTGATCTTATCTCTGGTCTCACCATTGCAAGCCTTTGCATTCCTCAG GACATTGGCTATTCAAATCTTGCAAATTTAGCTCCTCAGTACGGATTAT ACTCCAGCTTTGTTCCGCCTCTGGTTTATGCCTTCATGGGCAGCTCGAGAGATATAGCCATAGGGCCTGTGGCTGTTGTATCACTCTTGTTAGGTACTCTACTCCGGAATGAAATTGATCCGACTACAAATCCACATGAGTATCTGAGGCTTGCATTTACAGCTACCTTTTTTGCTGGCATTACTCAGGCTACTCTTGGGATCCTAAG ATTGGGCTTCTTAATTGACTTCCTATCTCATGCTGCTGTTGTTGGCTTCATGGGTGGTGCTGCAATTACAATTGCACTTCAGCAACTTAAAGGTTTTCTAGGCATTAAGAAATTTACTAAGAAAGCAGATATCATATCTGTAATGAAATCAGTGTGGCATTCAGCCAACCATGGA TGGAACTGGCAGACAATTCTCATTGGAGCAACCTTTTTAACTTTCCTTTTGTTCGCGAAGTACATT GGTAAGAAGAACAAAAGGTTGTTCTGGGTTCCTGCAATTGCGCCGTTGGTTTCTGTCATTCTTTCCACCTTCTTTGTCTACATTACTCATGCTGAAAAAAAGGGAGTCGCGATT GTAGGACACATTGAGAAAGGAATAAATCCTCCTTCCGTCAAGGAAATATATTTCACTGGTGACTATCTTTTAAAAGGGCTTCGGACTGGTATTGTAGCTGGCATGATTGCATTGACG GAAGCTGTTGCAATTGGAAGAACCTTTGCTTCAATGAAGGACTACCAGTTGGACGGAAACAAAGAGATGGTGGCGCTTGGAGCTATGAATATTGTTGGCTCAATGACTTCCTGCTATGTAGCAACAG GTTCCTTCTCTCGCTCAGCAGTAAATTACATGGCTGGCTGCCAAACTGCAGTTTCCAACATTGTCATGTCTGCTGTTGTATTCCTAACTTTGGAATTCATAACCCCTCTTTTTAAGTATACTCCAAATGCAATCCTTGCTGCCATCATCATATCCGCTGTACTCGGCTTAATTGACTATGAAGCAGCAATTTTGATTTGGAAGATTGACAAATTTGATTTTGTCGCTTGCATGGGGGCATTTTTTGGCGTGGTTTTTGCCTCTGTTGAGATTGGTCTTTTAATCGCG GTCACAATATCATTTGCTAAGATTCTCCTCCAAGTCACAAGGCCGCGAACAGCTACTCTTGGTAGGATACCCCGGACAAATGTATACAGGAACAGTCAACAATACCCCGAGGCAACAAAAGTTCCTGGTGTATTGATTGTGAGAGTTGATTCAGCTATATACTTCTCAAACTCTAACTACATAAAGGAAAG GATATTGAGATGGCTAATGGATGAGGAAGAACAACTAAAAGCAGCTGGCCTTCCTAAAATTCAATTCTTGATTGTTGAGATGTCAC CTGTTACTGACATTGACACCAGTGGAATCCATGCCTTGGAAGAGTTGCTCAGAAGCCTAAAAAAGAGAGGTGTTCAG CTTGTTCTGTCGAACCCCGGAAGAGTGGTGATTGACAAGCTACATGCATCCAACTTTCCAAGTCAAATCGGCGAGGACAAGATATTTCTCACAGTTGCTGATGCTGTGCTAACCTGTTCACTAAAATTGCCTGAAGAAGTTTAA